One part of the Acidiferrobacteraceae bacterium genome encodes these proteins:
- the infC gene encoding translation initiation factor IF-3 produces the protein MSAKRETRLNNEITAPEVRLIGPDGEQVGVVSNEEALQAAEEAGLDLVEISPNAEPPVCRVMDFGKYQYEQSKRQAAAKKKQKQIQVKEVKFRPGTDIGDYNIKLRNLIRFLEHGDKAKITLRFRGREMAHRELGMQLLQRIEKDLEEYATVEQHPRLEGRQMVMVMNPKKAVGK, from the coding sequence ATTTCTGCGAAACGCGAGACCCGCCTCAACAACGAGATTACGGCGCCGGAAGTCCGGCTGATTGGCCCCGATGGAGAACAGGTTGGAGTCGTCTCGAACGAGGAAGCCTTGCAGGCGGCGGAAGAGGCCGGGCTGGACCTGGTCGAGATCTCTCCCAATGCGGAGCCCCCGGTGTGCCGGGTAATGGATTTCGGCAAGTACCAGTACGAGCAGAGCAAGCGCCAGGCGGCGGCCAAGAAGAAGCAGAAGCAGATTCAGGTCAAGGAAGTGAAGTTCCGACCGGGAACGGATATTGGCGACTACAACATCAAGTTGCGCAACCTGATCCGGTTCCTGGAACATGGCGACAAGGCGAAGATCACCTTGCGCTTTCGCGGCCGGGAAATGGCCCATCGCGAGCTGGGCATGCAGTTGCTCCAGCGGATTGAGAAGGATCTCGAGGAATACGCCACCGTGGAGCAGCATCCCCGGCTGGAAGGCCGGCAGATGGTCATGGTGATGAACCCGAAGAAGGCCGTCGGAAAATAG
- the pheT gene encoding phenylalanine--tRNA ligase subunit beta, whose translation MKLGETWLREWVSPKMDTRAIAETLTMAGLEVDSVEAVAPPLARVVVGRVVSVEPHPNAEKLKVCAVDVGRTRPLRIVCGAANVREGLAVAVALTGARLPGGKKIESTELRGVKSSGMLCSAAELGLAEASEGLLELDPDSKPGQDLAECLTLDDVSIDIDLTPNRGDCLSVAGVARELAALTGTRLKQLRIDAVRSRSQTKPVIRIQARRECPHYVGRVIEELDSAARTPLWMSERLRRSGLRAIHPVVDVTNYVMLELGQPMHAFDRAKIDGAIVVRKARAGEKLELLDGKTLALEAGTLLIADRARPLALAGIMGGLDSSVGKDTIDIVLESAFFQPSAIAGRARSLGLHTDSSHRFERGVDPALQRRAIERATRLLLDIAGGRPGPVVEETVWAHMPRRAEIRLHPEKVERLLGVRHKAAQIESMLRKLGMNPRKLGNGWKVTAPSYRFDIEREVDLVEEIARVGGYDSIPPQRPTASVAPVEQAEDRMDSSRIRNLMADRGYQEVINYSFVDPDLQSELDPEAQAVPLANPLSADLSVMRSSLWPGLVRSVVHNSNRQLNRIRLFELGRCFRPGKRRVAEHDTVAAAATGTVLPLQWGSPARELDFFDLKGDLQALLGLTNFNEFRFESATHSALHPGQTARILRKSEKIGWIGRLHPRIQANLGVESPIFLFELEYSAIQDVELPEYRPVSRFPAIYRDLAVVVDESVPAQDVLDCAVQAAGELLVNLELFDEYRGEGIDSGRKSLGLGLTLQDSSRTLNEDIVETVVNRVVGALSSELAARLRQ comes from the coding sequence ATGAAACTTGGCGAAACGTGGTTGCGGGAATGGGTATCGCCGAAAATGGACACGAGGGCGATAGCCGAAACACTGACCATGGCCGGCCTTGAGGTCGATTCCGTGGAAGCGGTCGCGCCGCCCCTGGCGCGGGTCGTGGTTGGCCGGGTTGTATCGGTAGAGCCCCACCCCAATGCAGAGAAACTCAAGGTTTGCGCGGTCGATGTCGGGCGCACCCGGCCGTTGCGTATCGTCTGTGGTGCTGCAAATGTCCGGGAAGGCCTCGCAGTCGCGGTGGCTCTGACCGGAGCAAGGTTGCCTGGCGGCAAGAAGATCGAAAGCACCGAGCTTCGCGGCGTGAAGTCGTCGGGTATGCTTTGTTCCGCGGCGGAACTGGGGCTGGCCGAGGCCTCGGAAGGCCTGCTGGAACTGGATCCGGATTCGAAGCCCGGCCAGGACCTGGCCGAATGTCTGACGCTCGATGATGTCAGTATCGATATCGACCTCACGCCCAATCGCGGCGACTGTTTGAGTGTTGCAGGCGTAGCACGGGAGCTGGCCGCGCTCACGGGAACGCGCCTGAAGCAGCTCCGGATCGATGCGGTACGCAGCCGCAGTCAGACGAAGCCCGTTATTCGCATTCAGGCCAGGCGCGAGTGTCCGCACTATGTCGGCCGTGTCATCGAGGAACTGGATTCGGCCGCCCGTACACCACTGTGGATGAGCGAGCGATTGCGGCGTAGCGGGCTGCGGGCGATTCATCCGGTGGTTGACGTAACGAACTACGTGATGCTGGAGCTGGGCCAGCCCATGCATGCCTTTGACCGGGCGAAAATCGATGGCGCAATTGTTGTGCGCAAGGCCCGCGCCGGAGAGAAACTGGAGTTGCTCGATGGAAAGACCCTGGCTCTGGAAGCCGGTACGCTCCTGATTGCAGACCGGGCCCGGCCTCTGGCGCTGGCCGGAATCATGGGTGGGTTGGACTCATCCGTTGGCAAGGACACCATAGACATCGTTCTGGAGAGTGCATTCTTCCAGCCATCGGCAATTGCAGGCCGCGCGCGCAGTCTGGGACTGCACACCGATTCTTCCCATCGTTTCGAGCGTGGGGTCGATCCGGCGCTGCAACGGCGGGCGATCGAGCGCGCCACCCGGCTGTTGCTGGACATTGCCGGCGGGCGCCCCGGCCCGGTGGTGGAAGAAACCGTGTGGGCCCATATGCCGAGGCGAGCGGAGATTCGTTTACATCCCGAGAAGGTAGAGCGCCTGTTGGGAGTCCGGCACAAAGCGGCGCAAATAGAATCCATGTTGCGCAAGCTCGGAATGAATCCCCGCAAACTTGGGAACGGCTGGAAGGTGACAGCGCCGAGTTATCGTTTCGATATCGAGCGCGAAGTGGATCTGGTGGAAGAGATCGCTCGCGTAGGCGGCTATGACTCCATTCCCCCACAGAGGCCCACGGCCTCGGTGGCGCCGGTGGAGCAAGCCGAAGACCGAATGGATTCATCGCGGATTCGAAATCTGATGGCCGATCGGGGTTACCAGGAGGTGATCAACTACAGCTTTGTGGATCCAGATCTTCAATCCGAACTGGATCCCGAAGCGCAGGCGGTGCCCCTGGCCAATCCCCTGTCCGCAGACCTCTCGGTCATGCGCAGCAGTCTGTGGCCGGGTCTGGTCCGGAGCGTGGTCCACAACAGCAACCGCCAGCTCAACAGAATTCGTCTGTTCGAATTGGGACGGTGTTTCCGGCCAGGCAAGCGTCGGGTGGCCGAGCACGATACCGTGGCCGCTGCGGCAACGGGCACGGTCCTTCCCCTGCAATGGGGAAGCCCGGCGCGGGAGCTGGATTTCTTTGACCTGAAAGGGGATCTTCAGGCCCTGCTCGGGCTGACCAATTTCAACGAATTTCGCTTCGAGTCAGCAACCCATTCGGCCCTTCATCCCGGGCAGACGGCCCGAATTCTGCGAAAATCGGAAAAGATTGGCTGGATTGGACGATTGCACCCAAGAATTCAGGCAAATTTGGGGGTAGAAAGCCCGATTTTCCTGTTTGAGCTCGAATATTCTGCTATACAAGATGTGGAGTTGCCTGAATATCGACCCGTGTCCCGGTTTCCGGCGATCTATCGCGATCTGGCGGTGGTGGTGGATGAGTCAGTACCCGCCCAGGACGTGCTGGATTGTGCCGTCCAGGCCGCCGGCGAGCTCCTGGTCAACCTTGAGCTTTTTGACGAATATCGCGGGGAAGGTATTGATTCCGGAAGAAAAAGTTTGGGTTTGGGCTTGACCTTGCAGGACTCTTCGCGCACTCTTAATGAAGACATTGTAGAAACCGTGGTGAACCGGGTAGTGGGGGCGCTGTCGTCGGAACTGGCGGCGCGGCTGAGGCAATAG
- a CDS encoding MerR family transcriptional regulator, with amino-acid sequence MLDPGDNRELPEIPGKRYFTIGEVSDLCGVKPHVLRYWEQEFPQLKPVKRRGNRRYYQRHDVVLIRQIRELLYVDGFTISGARNKLTNDDPVDDEIDQTRIVRELIADLESVLELLRNP; translated from the coding sequence ATGCTAGACCCGGGAGACAATCGCGAATTGCCGGAGATTCCAGGTAAGCGCTATTTTACCATCGGCGAGGTCAGCGATCTTTGCGGCGTGAAGCCGCACGTCTTGCGTTATTGGGAACAGGAATTCCCGCAACTGAAACCGGTCAAGCGCCGTGGCAATCGCCGCTACTACCAGCGCCACGACGTGGTGTTGATTCGGCAGATCCGTGAACTCCTCTACGTCGATGGCTTTACCATCAGCGGCGCCCGCAACAAGCTCACCAATGACGATCCGGTCGACGATGAGATCGATCAAACGCGCATTGTCCGGGAACTCATTGCTGACCTGGAGTCTGTACTGGAACTGTTGCGCAACCCCTGA
- a CDS encoding integration host factor subunit alpha, with the protein MALTKAELAESLYNELGLNKREAKEFVELFFEGIRSALASGEHVKLSGFGNFGLRDKNARPGRNPKTGEEIPISARRVVTFRASHKLKERVEKNIPTLQQRLRKMA; encoded by the coding sequence ATGGCGCTCACCAAGGCGGAACTGGCAGAGAGTCTGTACAACGAGCTCGGGCTCAACAAGCGCGAAGCCAAGGAATTCGTGGAACTGTTCTTCGAGGGCATACGATCCGCGCTGGCAAGCGGGGAGCATGTCAAGTTGTCCGGCTTTGGTAACTTCGGTCTGCGTGACAAGAATGCGCGACCGGGCCGTAATCCCAAGACGGGCGAAGAGATTCCGATATCGGCACGGCGCGTGGTCACCTTCCGAGCCAGTCACAAGCTGAAGGAAAGAGTGGAAAAGAATATTCCGACCCTGCAGCAGAGATTGCGAAAGATGGCCTAG
- the rpmI gene encoding 50S ribosomal protein L35, protein MPKLKTNRGAAKRFKRSAGGGFKRSRSHLRHILTKKSSKRKRHLRGTDQVHEADVALVRRMLPYA, encoded by the coding sequence ATGCCGAAACTGAAAACGAATCGTGGTGCGGCCAAGCGCTTCAAGCGTAGCGCCGGTGGCGGGTTCAAACGCAGTCGTTCGCACCTGCGCCACATTCTGACCAAGAAATCATCGAAGCGGAAGCGCCATCTGCGCGGAACGGATCAGGTCCATGAGGCCGACGTCGCGCTGGTTCGCCGTATGCTTCCGTACGCATAA
- the rplT gene encoding 50S ribosomal protein L20 — MPRVKRGVVAHARHKKVLKRAKGYRGARSRTYKTANQAVMKAGQYAYRDRRQRKRQFRALWIARINAAARENGMSYSRFMNGLKRASIDVDRKVLADIAVFDSKAFSALAEQAKASLQ; from the coding sequence ATGCCACGAGTCAAACGCGGTGTCGTTGCCCACGCACGGCACAAGAAAGTTCTCAAGCGGGCCAAGGGTTATCGCGGCGCACGCAGCCGTACCTACAAGACTGCCAACCAGGCGGTGATGAAGGCCGGCCAGTACGCCTATCGCGATCGCCGCCAGCGCAAGCGCCAGTTCCGCGCCCTGTGGATCGCTCGCATCAATGCGGCGGCGCGCGAGAATGGCATGAGCTACAGCCGATTTATGAACGGACTGAAGCGCGCGTCCATCGATGTAGACCGCAAGGTCCTCGCCGATATCGCCGTCTTCGACAGCAAGGCCTTTTCCGCCCTGGCCGAACAGGCCAAGGCCAGCCTGCAGTAG
- the pheS gene encoding phenylalanine--tRNA ligase subunit alpha — MEPQLIALIEEAEQAISAADTVDAVEQLRVHYLGKKGVVTQQLKRLGGLPESERPAFGKQVNEAKQRLQEQLSARKQELEGDAISQRIAEESVDVTLPGRGIDRGGLHPVSRTLIRLEEIFRSMGFDVADGPEVEDDFHNFEALNIPQDHPARAMHDTFYFDSGLVLRTHTSPVQIRYMEQHTVPLRVIAPGRVYRCDSDVTHTPMFHQIEGLWVDESVSFADLKGLLIDFLSQFFGRDLAVRFRPSFFPFTEPSAEVDIACAICGGSGCRVCGHTGWIEVLGCGMVHPEVFRHAGVDGNRYQGLAFGVGVERLAMLRYDIDDLRLFYENDLRFLRQFR, encoded by the coding sequence TTGGAGCCACAGCTGATCGCTCTCATTGAGGAGGCCGAGCAGGCGATCTCCGCCGCGGATACGGTCGACGCGGTCGAACAGCTGCGCGTCCACTATCTGGGAAAGAAGGGCGTCGTTACCCAGCAGCTCAAGCGACTCGGCGGCCTGCCGGAAAGCGAGCGTCCGGCCTTTGGCAAACAGGTGAATGAAGCCAAACAGCGCCTGCAGGAACAGTTGAGTGCGCGCAAGCAGGAACTGGAAGGCGATGCCATCAGCCAGCGCATCGCCGAGGAATCCGTCGATGTCACCCTGCCAGGCCGGGGCATCGATCGCGGCGGTCTCCATCCCGTGAGTCGAACGCTGATCCGACTGGAAGAGATCTTTCGCAGCATGGGATTCGACGTGGCCGATGGCCCGGAGGTCGAAGACGATTTTCACAACTTCGAGGCGCTGAACATACCGCAGGATCATCCCGCGCGGGCCATGCACGATACCTTCTATTTCGACTCCGGCCTGGTGTTGCGCACCCATACTTCGCCGGTACAGATCAGGTACATGGAGCAACATACGGTGCCGCTGCGCGTGATTGCCCCGGGCCGCGTGTACCGCTGCGACTCCGACGTGACCCACACCCCCATGTTTCACCAGATCGAGGGCCTGTGGGTCGATGAGTCCGTTAGCTTTGCGGATCTCAAGGGTCTCCTGATCGATTTTCTTTCGCAGTTCTTCGGGCGCGATCTCGCCGTACGCTTCCGGCCGTCGTTCTTCCCGTTCACCGAGCCGTCTGCCGAGGTCGATATTGCCTGCGCCATTTGTGGCGGGAGCGGCTGCCGCGTCTGCGGCCATACAGGCTGGATCGAGGTGCTGGGCTGCGGGATGGTGCATCCGGAAGTATTCCGACACGCCGGCGTCGATGGAAACAGGTATCAAGGGCTGGCCTTCGGTGTCGGCGTGGAGCGACTGGCGATGTTGCGCTATGACATCGATGACCTGCGCCTGTTCTACGAAAATGATCTGCGCTTCCTGCGCCAGTTTCGCTAA